The genomic DNA CGACCCGGTCCTGGAGGGCGTGGTCCGCGCCAAGCAGGACCTGCTGGAGCGCGGCGAGGAGGGCTTCAGCGTCCTGCCCGTGCTCGTCCACGGCGACGCGGCCTTCGCCGGCCAGGGCGTGGTGGCCGAAACGCTGAACCTGTCGCAGCTGCGGGGCTACCGCACCGGCGGCAGCGTGCACATCGTGGTCAACAACCAGGTCGGCTTCACCACCTCGCCGGCCTCCTCACGCTCCAGCGTGTACGCGACCGACGTGGCCCGGATGATCCAGGCACCGATCTTCCACGTCAACGGGGACGACCCCGAGGCCGTGGTCCGGGTCGGCAAGCTGGCGTTCGAATACCGTCAGGCGTTCCGCAAGGACGTGGTGATCGACCTGATCTGCTACCGGCGCCGCGGCCACAACGAGGCCGACAACCCGAGCTTCACCCAGCCGCTGATGTACGACCTGATCGACGCCAAGCGGTCCACCCGCAAGCTCTACACCGAGGCGCTGATCGGCCGGGGCGACATCACGGTGGAGGAGGCCGAGAGCGCGCTCCGCGACTACCAGGCCAAGCTGGAGAACGCCTTCGCCGCGACCCGCGAGGTGGCCAAGGAGACGACCGGCGAGTTCACCCGGCCGATCGACGTGGACAACGTGCCCTGGTCGCACGAGGACACCCCGACGGGGATCTCCGAGGAGACCGTCAAGCGGATCGTGGAGACCCAGCTCAACCTGCCGGAGGGCTTCACCGTCCACCCGCGGCTGCTGCCGGTGATCCAGCGCCGCGGCCAGATGGTCGCCGAGGACCGCGTCGACTGGGGCATGGGCGAGACCCTCGCCTTCGGGTCGCTGCTGATCGACGGCCACCCGGTCCGGCTGGTCGGCCAGGACTCCCGGCGCGGCACCTTCGTCCAGCGGCACGCCGTGCTGGTGGACCGCATCACCGGCGAGGAGCACACCCCGCTCAAGACGTTCAACGAGGGCACCACGAAGTTCTACGTCTACGACTCGCTGCTCAGCGAGTACGCCGCGCTCGGCTTCGAGTACGGCTACAGCGTGGAGCGTCCCGACGCCCTGGTCGCCTGGGAGGCCCAGTTCGGTGACTTCGTCAACGGCGCCCAGTCCGTGATCGACGAGTACATCACCGCGGGCGAGCAGAAGTGGGGGCAGCGCTCCGGCGTCACCCTGCTGCTGCCGCACGGTTACGAGGGTCAGGGCCCCGACCACTCGTCGGCCCGCATCGAGCGCTTCCTGCAGATGTGCGCCTACGACAACATGACCGTGGCCCAGCCGACCCTGCCGGCCAACTACTTCCACCTGCTGCGCTGGCAGACGAAGTCGAACCGGCACCGTCCGCTGGTGGTGTTCACGCCCAAGTCGCTGCTCCGGCACAAGGCGGCGGTCTCGGCGGTCTCCGAGTTCACCTCCGGCTCGTTCCGGCCGGTGCTCGGCGACACCACGGTGAACCCGGCCGAGGTCCGCAAGATCGTGCTCTGCTCCGGCAAGATCTACTACGACCTGGCCGCGGCCCGCGACAAGCAGGGCCGTACCGACGTGGCGATCGTCCGCATGGAGCGCCTCTACCCGTTCCCGGCGAACCCGCTCGCCGCCGAGCTGGCACGTTACGGCGCCGGCGCCGAGCTGGTGTGGGCACAGGACGAGCCGCTCAACATGGGCCCGTGGCCGTTCCTGGCGTTGAAGCTGACGGAGAACCCGGACGCGTTCGGCGGACGCCGGATCTCGCGGGTCTCCCGCAAGGCCAACTCCTCCCCTGCGACGGGATCGCACTCGGCGCACGAGGCGGAGCTGCAGCAGATGCTGGGAGAGATCTTCAACTAGGCACCACCCTGGAAGTCCCCCACAGGAACTCCTGTGGGGGACTTCCCCGTTACTGCGAGGAGAACGATGTACTTCACCGATCGGGGCATCGAGGAGCTGGTCGAGCGACGTGGTGAGGAGGAGGTCGGCATCACCTGGCTGGCCGAGCGGCTGCGCGAGTTCGTCGATCTGAACCCCGACTTCGAGGTCCCGGTGGAACGGCTGGCCACCTGGCTGGCCCGGCTGGACGACGAGGACGACTGACACAGACGCGATATATCTTGACCTTCTCGATAACGCGACATATCGTGTATCTACAAGGAGGTCACGAACATGCGGCAGTGGACCATCGAGAAACCCGAGCAGCTCACCTTCGAGACCGTGAGCAAGCTCAACGTCCGGATCGTGGCGGGAAAACTGGCGGTGCTGGCCAGCGACGGCCCGTCCACCCTTGACGTCGCCGACGTCGGCACCCCACCGCTGATCGTCACCCATGAGGACGACGGCACGCTCACCGTCACCTACAAGGACCTGACCTGGGAGGGCGTGCTCGGCTGGCTCCGTCCGGGCCAGCGGAGGGCGACGCTGACGCTGACCGTGCCGAAGGAATGCGCGGTCAACGTGGGCGTGGTCTCCGCCTCCGCCGTCGTCGCCGGTTTCGAGGGCCGCACCTCGGTCAAGAGCGTCTCCGGTGAGATCGTGCTCGACGGGGTGAGCGGCGAGGTCCACGCCGACACCGTCTCCGGCGCCGTCGAGAGCCGAGGGCTGGTCGGCGACCTGTCCTTCAAGAGCATCTCGGGCGAGCTGACCGTGGCCCAGGGCACCCCGCGCCGGCTGCGGGCCACCACCGTCTCGGGCCGGATCACCGCCGACCTGGAGCTCCCACCGACCGGCCATGTGACGCTGAACAGCGCCTCCGGCGACATCATGCTCCGGCTGCCGCACCGGGTCGAGACCGATGTCGCGATCCGCTCCACCTCCGGCAGGCTCGACACCGCCTTCACCGAGCTCAGCCGCTCCGACCAGCCCGGGGCCAAGTCGCTCACCGGCAGGATCGGCGGCGGTATGGCGTCCCTGTCGGCGATCACCATCTCGGCGGACGTCACACTACTGAAAGGAGAGCTGGCATGAGCCCGGTCTTCGGCCATGGGCGGCTCCGGCTCTATCTCCTCAAGCTGCTCGAAGAGAGCCCGCGCCACGGCTACGAGGTGATCCGGCTCCTCCAGGACAGATTCCTGGGCGTCTACTCGCCCTCGCCCGGCACCATCTACCCGCGCCTCGCCCGTCTGGAGGAGGAGGGCCTGGTCACCCACGAGGTCGTGGAGGGCAAGAAGGTCTTCACCATCACCGACCGGGGCCGTGATGAGCTGAACTCCCGGCTCGACGAGCTCTCCGACCTGGAGCAGGAGATCTCCGACTCCGTCCGCGACATCGCCCGCGAGGTCAAGGAGGACGTGCGCGACACGGTCAAGTCGCTGCGCGAGGAGCTCACCCAGATGGCGCGCACCGTACGCCAGGGCGCCAGACAGGAACAGCGGCAGGCCAAGGAGGAGCACCGCGAGTCCTGGCGGGAGCAGAAGGCCGAGTGGCAGCGGCAGAAACAGGAATGGCAGCGCCAGAAGCAGGAGTGGCAACGGCAGACCCACGAGTGGAAACACGAGTGGAAGCGCCTCTGGGCCGACGGCTTCACC from Streptosporangium sp. NBC_01756 includes the following:
- a CDS encoding DUF6104 family protein — its product is MYFTDRGIEELVERRGEEEVGITWLAERLREFVDLNPDFEVPVERLATWLARLDDEDD
- a CDS encoding DUF4097 family beta strand repeat-containing protein → MRQWTIEKPEQLTFETVSKLNVRIVAGKLAVLASDGPSTLDVADVGTPPLIVTHEDDGTLTVTYKDLTWEGVLGWLRPGQRRATLTLTVPKECAVNVGVVSASAVVAGFEGRTSVKSVSGEIVLDGVSGEVHADTVSGAVESRGLVGDLSFKSISGELTVAQGTPRRLRATTVSGRITADLELPPTGHVTLNSASGDIMLRLPHRVETDVAIRSTSGRLDTAFTELSRSDQPGAKSLTGRIGGGMASLSAITISADVTLLKGELA
- a CDS encoding PadR family transcriptional regulator, which translates into the protein MSPVFGHGRLRLYLLKLLEESPRHGYEVIRLLQDRFLGVYSPSPGTIYPRLARLEEEGLVTHEVVEGKKVFTITDRGRDELNSRLDELSDLEQEISDSVRDIAREVKEDVRDTVKSLREELTQMARTVRQGARQEQRQAKEEHRESWREQKAEWQRQKQEWQRQKQEWQRQTHEWKHEWKRLWADGFTGHGSPDSSAQLGQMLAEFVEEVRQDARGAQVTEETLATAQDALYDAARRIREALR